The segment GCCTCAACTTCTCTGTGCGCAGAACCTGCAGGCCAGAAAGTGCCCAAATATCCCACATTTAAACGAGGCTGTTGTGCAGTGAGTTCAATGCCAGCCCCATCTTTAGAACCTGAAACAATTCAGTGAATATCACCAAAGTAAGGAATGCTCAGCTTTGGGTTGGGTGCTCAACTTGTAGGCAGTAATCAGCAGCCACAACTGCTTTGGGGCTTTGTGTCTGTCCCAAGAGATCCCGTCCTTCCCAACTGGGATAACATCAGTGCAAATGGAAGTGCTACAATACAACGCTTACCATCAGATAGAAACGTTGGTTGGTTGTGCTCTGGGAGATGGTTAAGACCTGTAACAGAATAGAGATGGAATTGCTGGCTTAGGAAATGCTTGGAGCTGGTTGGGTGCTGGTGCTGGTTCTGGACCGAAGGCTGCCCTGAGCATTGGGTCAGCTCTGGGCTGACCAAAGCATGTGTTAAGGCACGTGCAGATTCAAACTGCTTCTGTCACAGATCTGGGTTTGCAGACGAGCTCAGCGCATCAAAGAACGcgtctgctctgctgcagtgcttcctgcaTGGAGGAGATGGAAGTTTCTGTGTCTCTTACCCCACGCTGCGTCCTCGATGGTCAGCTGTATGGCCCTGAAGGCCAACGTGCAGCCCCTGGGTATGGTTATGCTCTGTTTGCTCCCAGTGGTGCCCTGGTCAGTGAGAAACCCATTAGTGGGCTGAGTGAGGTGCAGGGTTGGGGAGGATGGGATCTTGAGTTGAGAAGGCAAACCTTAGCAGAGAACTTGGCATAAAGCTGAGCCATGAACTTGGCCTCCGCCTCTGTGGATTCCTCGTATCTGGCCTCCTCTGAGGTCTCGATGGTCTCATGGATCACATATAAGTTCTGTCTGGCCTTCCTGAGCTGCTCGATGAAGGTGTGCTTCGTGTTGATCTTCCTAAAGGAGAGAAGGGATGCAGAAGGGATGTTCCTCGTGTTATACAGCATGCAAATACTGCAGCGGGGGGGcctgggaggggaaaaaagggttCAGAAACAGGCTGTGATTCCTGCTGTCCTCACTGAGCTCCCCTTTGTCtgaagggacccacaaggatgATCTGCATGGAGGCGTTCTGCTTCCTGAATGCAAAGCTGCCGGCATTACAGGGCTGTGCAATGGGACTGAGGGCTGGGATGAGGGGTGATGAAGTGTGTGTGGTTACAGCAGTGCACGGCCTTTTGGCTTTGATTTTGGCTTTGGCTGTTGGAAAACCACCGTGTGTGTGATGGAGGGCTGTAAGCTGGGGGGTGCCGTCTGCCTTTGTGTCTTCCTTACCTTTCTTCACTCAGTGCCTCAATTTTGGGTACCAGGatgttcttcttttccagcttgACGTGCCACTGCTTGGACGTTGAGGCGGCTCCTCCCAGTTCTACTTCTGCAGGGTCAATGGGGATGCTCAGGGTCCCATCCACTCTGTCTTTGATGCTTCCCGTGGTTGTGAACTCCCGTGGGCCGTGGCTGTCCTTGCTGGGAAGGAGGGACTCTGCAATGACACCACGTGTTACTGCAAGGCTGGTTACAAGGACGGCCATGAGCTCTCAGTCGGCCATTGAGAGAAAGCAGGGTGATGCAGAATGAGAAACATGGGCTTTACCAACACTgttctcctcctctccaggcagcagcacgTCGTGGAGCCTGTATTCTGTCCGTCTGTACGAGGGAAATGGGTGGAATCtggctttccttttccttcgAACCAGGCAAAGGAGCCTGAAATGGTCTTGGTCCGAGATGCTGTGGACAGGAACCAGATCTCCTTTGGAATCCATTTGCTTTGCCACTTTCTGGGTGATCTTTTTAAACATTCTGCAGCAGCTTCGTGAATCCTCAGCCTTAGGGAAGAAGATGTGCAGAATGAGCTGGGATACGAGTAGGAAGATACAACAAAATAGCTTCCAGTATTGGAGGATAACAACCCCCCTCCCTCACCAAAGAATACAACTTGCACGAGGTTACTCTCAGAAGGCACATGGAGAGGTCCTGCAAGCAGCAATGCCTTGCTATTTAGCCTTATTCAGGCTCATCCCTGTTTGCTGTGCAGCTTGCAGGCCTGGGTTAGGCTGTGAGCACTGTTTGGGGATGGAGCTTTGCAGTTGGAGCCCATGGCTGCTCTTCCAGCAGACCTTTTGTTGGCCATGTGCACCATCACACAGCGCAGCAACCTGAGCTGGGCACAACTGTTGAACCACCTGCTGGGATCCCCAGTGCTTTAATGAATGCATTGCTCTCATCGAGGCTTCAAGAAAGCAGATCTTGAGCAACCTCTTGCTGTCCTGTAGTTGTTGCTTTGTTGTGCTTCTGCATTTCTCCCCACGCTGGTGCCCGGCAGAGCTCTGTTGTTTTGAAACCAAATGCTGGGAAAACGATTTGGTCGAAGTCTTTAAGGAAGTGAAAGTGATGGAGGTGATGGGTTGAGGAAGGAGGAGCGCTCCTTCTGCGCCAGAATGTTCCTCAGCATtttggggatggatggatggacacCAACCCTTCCCCAGACCCCAACAT is part of the Excalfactoria chinensis isolate bCotChi1 chromosome 24, bCotChi1.hap2, whole genome shotgun sequence genome and harbors:
- the GSDMA gene encoding gasdermin-A; its protein translation is MFKKITQKVAKQMDSKGDLVPVHSISDQDHFRLLCLVRRKRKARFHPFPSYRRTEYRLHDVLLPGEEENSVESLLPSKDSHGPREFTTTGSIKDRVDGTLSIPIDPAEVELGGAASTSKQWHVKLEKKNILVPKIEALSEERKINTKHTFIEQLRKARQNLYVIHETIETSEEARYEESTEAEAKFMAQLYAKFSAKGTTGSKQSITIPRGCTLAFRAIQLTIEDAAWGLNHLPEHNQPTFLSDGSAHREVEALEKEVKEKCGVLSQLDEELNVIVVKSIKAVMRDRNLLEELTQKMETILDDPESCELTTQSPDLQVLLSTLKLSARCDLLGLTEAISYTLDAFNELTEAQLLLLLESVEEQIVPQQLKLVRSILEQNGERSAAAGLLLSFSQQQQQQQQQQQQQQQQLTAAVLELSGVELQGNGAAVCKEENFPSLAALYAALHALHCLQCTA